In Deinococcus proteolyticus MRP, a single genomic region encodes these proteins:
- a CDS encoding IMPACT family protein gives MTESAKLPEPFTTLAAQHRHGEVVENSEFLAYARRADTPEEALAFLAELRAKYPDATHHCWAYRIGEAYRFNDDGEPGGTAGAPILRAIEGQGVQHVMVVVVRYYGGVKLGTGGLVRAYGGAAAEVLRTAARFEVRPRLHTRVSVGFAEQGALYHLLDTWDVVKGEEEYTPSGVTVPVEVYPEDEAGFSQALEDATRGSGVLEVLGLAEQS, from the coding sequence GTGACCGAGAGCGCGAAGCTGCCCGAGCCGTTCACCACGCTGGCCGCTCAGCACCGCCACGGCGAAGTGGTGGAGAACAGCGAGTTTCTGGCCTACGCCCGCCGCGCCGACACGCCGGAAGAGGCGCTGGCCTTCCTGGCCGAACTGCGCGCCAAGTACCCGGACGCCACCCACCACTGCTGGGCCTACCGTATCGGTGAGGCGTACCGTTTCAATGACGACGGCGAACCGGGCGGCACGGCGGGGGCGCCCATCCTGCGGGCCATCGAGGGCCAGGGCGTGCAGCACGTGATGGTGGTGGTGGTCCGCTACTACGGCGGGGTGAAGCTGGGCACGGGCGGCCTGGTGCGGGCGTATGGTGGCGCGGCGGCCGAAGTGCTGCGGACCGCCGCGCGCTTCGAGGTGCGCCCACGCCTGCACACCCGCGTGAGTGTGGGCTTTGCCGAGCAGGGGGCGCTGTATCACCTGCTGGACACCTGGGACGTGGTGAAGGGCGAAGAAGAGTACACCCCCAGCGGCGTCACGGTGCCGGTGGAAGTGTATCCGGAAGACGAAGCCGGGTTCAGCCAGGCGTTGGAAGACGCCACGCGGGGAAGCGGCGTGCTGGAAGTGCTGGGCCTGGCAGAGCAGAGCTAA
- the mnmE gene encoding tRNA uridine-5-carboxymethylaminomethyl(34) synthesis GTPase MnmE: MTRISSRSGLSDTIAAVATAPGHAGVGVVRVSGPQALHIADALFSGRRRPSSTPGGRFLFGRLLAEGGEVLDEGLCLVFRAPHSYTGEDVAEFQTHGSPAVLGEVLTRALDLGARPARPGEFTLRAYLAGRLDLAQAEAVLNLVESSTETARRQATLGLSGALGERVDAIARDLTLTLSSIAALLDYPEEGVPEEERQVPLARAAAELEALLGTARAGRVANQGARIALIGAPNAGKSSLLNALLGYERSIVTPLAGTTRDYLEAGLSLAGVPVTLVDTAGLRDTEDVVEAAGVRQAHALAQGADVVLTLSDGSQPREPLPLALPAGARAIHLRTKADLPAAWDDPAYLPVSAATGQGLPQLREALGRELLGDTARGEAWLGSERQADAARRALEHVRLAQELPDDLASIELEEALLALAELTGRDVQDDVVDAVFRNFCVGK; the protein is encoded by the coding sequence ATGACGCGCATTTCGTCCCGCTCTGGCCTGTCTGACACCATCGCCGCCGTAGCCACCGCGCCGGGGCACGCCGGCGTCGGGGTGGTGCGGGTCAGCGGCCCGCAGGCGCTGCACATCGCCGACGCCCTGTTCTCGGGCCGGCGGCGGCCCAGCAGCACGCCGGGCGGGCGCTTTTTGTTCGGTCGGCTGCTGGCCGAGGGCGGCGAGGTGCTGGACGAGGGCCTGTGCCTGGTCTTCCGCGCTCCCCACTCCTACACCGGCGAAGACGTGGCCGAATTCCAGACCCACGGCAGCCCCGCCGTGCTGGGCGAGGTGCTGACCCGCGCCCTGGACCTGGGGGCCCGCCCCGCCCGCCCCGGCGAGTTCACGCTGCGGGCCTACCTGGCCGGCCGCCTGGACCTGGCCCAGGCCGAAGCCGTGCTGAATCTGGTGGAGTCCAGCACCGAGACGGCCCGCCGCCAGGCCACGCTGGGGCTGTCGGGGGCGTTGGGTGAGCGGGTGGACGCCATCGCCCGCGACCTGACCCTCACGCTGTCCAGCATCGCCGCACTGCTGGACTATCCCGAAGAGGGGGTGCCGGAAGAGGAGCGGCAGGTGCCACTGGCCCGCGCCGCCGCCGAGCTGGAAGCGCTGCTGGGCACCGCCCGCGCCGGCCGGGTGGCGAACCAGGGCGCCCGCATTGCCCTGATTGGGGCGCCCAACGCCGGCAAATCCAGCCTGCTCAATGCGCTGCTGGGCTACGAGCGCTCTATCGTCACGCCGCTGGCGGGCACCACCCGCGACTATCTGGAAGCAGGCCTCTCGCTGGCCGGGGTGCCGGTCACGCTGGTGGACACAGCGGGTCTGCGCGACACCGAGGACGTGGTAGAGGCGGCTGGGGTGCGCCAGGCCCACGCGCTGGCCCAGGGCGCCGACGTGGTGCTGACCCTCAGCGACGGGTCACAGCCCCGCGAGCCGCTGCCGCTGGCCCTGCCGGCCGGGGCGCGGGCCATTCACCTACGCACCAAGGCCGACTTGCCGGCCGCCTGGGACGACCCCGCCTACCTGCCGGTCAGCGCTGCCACCGGCCAGGGCCTCCCGCAGCTGCGTGAAGCCCTGGGCCGCGAGCTGCTGGGCGATACTGCACGCGGCGAAGCCTGGCTGGGCAGCGAACGGCAGGCCGACGCCGCCCGCCGGGCACTGGAGCATGTGCGCCTGGCCCAAGAGCTGCCCGACGACCTCGCCAGCATAGAGCTGGAAGAAGCCCTGCTGGCCCTGGCCGAGCTGACCGGCCGCGACGTGCAGGATGATGTGGTGGACGCGGTGTTCCGCAACTTCTGCGTGGGGAAATAG
- a CDS encoding U32 family peptidase has protein sequence MPTPAAVPTPLTRKPEVMAPAGGRAQIRAAIEAGADAVFFGVNPPEAEARQGGAGFHARAKVGIASEELPEVMRELHARGVLGFVTFNILVFDRELRRAERSLMALAEAGVDAIIVQDHGVARLAHDICPDLHIHGSTQMSITSAEGAELARRFGANRVVLGRELSLADIERIRRQTDMELETFVHGALCVSYSGQCFSSEAWGGRSANRGQCAQACRLPYDMFVDGEYRDLGDARYLLSPGDLYTLHQVPELVRIGVDCLKIEGRYKDAEFVALTTAAYRKAVDEAWAGLPLSVTPQEEQDLEQIYSRGLGPHFMTGTNHQAVVRGRAPRHRGVQVGTVRGVTERGVLVELERAVKPGDGLVFDPANWRKPEGREEGGFVYGLWQGGVQVEAGNVRPGQVYELRFGRGAVDPGRVRAGDPVWRTQDPTLNSRLKPLTDAADPVYTRPVAAQFVGRLGEVPALTLTDEEGRSVTVQGDTPLGEARSRALDAAALREQLGKLGGTGYHLGDFRAELTAPEGVGLFLPLGALNALRRAAVSALTELRGRAPERQVVPQLDGALQASVQSSRVPTAETPAPQLHVLVRTPEQLDAALAERPDSITLDYLELYGLKPSVERVRAAGIPVRVASPRILKPTEQNLQKFLLSLNADILVRSGGLLEGLQAALPSLAGEASHRGRGVDLTGDFSLNAANVLTTRALLDLGLSRMTPTHDLNAQQVAELAGLAGPETLEAIAYQHLPVFHTEHCVFCRFLSDGTNYTNCGHPCESHRVALRDERGVQHPVMADVGCRNTVFEGRPQVAGMHLDDWQAAGIRHFRLEFVHETPEQVRAVIARHREYLAGQLSSAELEEALEESGDQGVTEGSLFVPRDFGLLDELPMV, from the coding sequence ATGCCTACGCCTGCTGCCGTGCCCACCCCGCTGACCCGTAAGCCCGAAGTGATGGCCCCCGCCGGGGGACGTGCGCAGATTCGGGCGGCGATAGAGGCAGGCGCGGACGCTGTGTTTTTCGGGGTCAACCCGCCCGAAGCCGAGGCGCGGCAGGGCGGAGCGGGCTTTCATGCGCGGGCCAAGGTGGGGATTGCCAGCGAGGAACTGCCGGAAGTGATGCGCGAACTGCATGCACGCGGGGTGCTGGGCTTCGTGACCTTTAACATCCTGGTGTTCGACCGTGAACTGCGCCGCGCCGAAAGAAGCCTGATGGCGCTGGCCGAGGCGGGCGTGGACGCCATCATCGTGCAGGACCATGGGGTGGCGCGGCTGGCACACGACATCTGCCCGGACCTGCACATCCACGGCTCGACCCAGATGAGCATCACCTCGGCCGAGGGTGCCGAGCTGGCCCGCCGCTTCGGGGCGAACCGGGTGGTGCTGGGCCGCGAGCTGTCGCTGGCCGACATCGAGCGCATTCGCCGCCAGACGGATATGGAGCTGGAAACTTTCGTGCACGGGGCCCTGTGCGTGAGCTACTCGGGCCAGTGCTTTTCTTCCGAGGCGTGGGGTGGCCGCTCGGCCAACCGGGGGCAGTGTGCCCAGGCGTGCCGCCTGCCCTACGACATGTTCGTGGACGGCGAGTACCGCGACCTGGGCGACGCCCGTTACCTGCTGTCGCCCGGCGACCTCTACACCCTGCACCAGGTGCCGGAGCTGGTGCGGATTGGGGTGGACTGCCTGAAAATCGAGGGCCGCTACAAGGACGCCGAGTTCGTGGCGTTGACCACGGCCGCCTACCGAAAGGCGGTGGACGAAGCCTGGGCCGGGCTGCCCCTGTCCGTGACGCCGCAAGAAGAACAGGACCTGGAACAGATCTACTCGCGGGGGCTGGGGCCGCACTTTATGACCGGCACCAACCATCAGGCGGTGGTGCGGGGCCGGGCACCCCGGCACCGTGGGGTACAGGTGGGCACCGTACGCGGCGTGACCGAGCGCGGCGTGCTGGTGGAGCTGGAGCGTGCCGTGAAGCCTGGTGACGGCCTGGTGTTCGACCCCGCCAACTGGCGCAAGCCCGAGGGCCGCGAGGAAGGCGGGTTCGTGTATGGGCTGTGGCAGGGCGGCGTGCAGGTGGAAGCCGGCAACGTGCGCCCAGGCCAGGTGTACGAGCTGCGATTCGGGCGCGGCGCGGTGGACCCTGGCCGCGTGCGTGCGGGCGACCCGGTGTGGCGCACCCAGGACCCCACGCTGAACAGCCGCCTGAAACCCCTGACCGACGCCGCCGACCCGGTGTACACCCGCCCGGTGGCCGCGCAGTTCGTGGGCCGCCTGGGCGAAGTGCCTGCCCTGACCCTGACCGACGAAGAAGGCCGCAGCGTGACTGTGCAGGGAGACACGCCGCTGGGAGAAGCCCGCAGCCGCGCCCTGGACGCAGCGGCCCTGCGCGAACAGCTGGGCAAACTGGGCGGCACCGGCTACCACCTGGGAGACTTCCGCGCCGAGCTGACCGCCCCGGAAGGAGTGGGCCTGTTCCTGCCGCTGGGGGCGCTGAATGCCCTGCGCCGCGCAGCCGTGAGCGCCCTGACCGAACTGCGCGGGCGGGCGCCGGAGCGGCAGGTGGTGCCGCAGTTGGACGGAGCATTGCAGGCCAGTGTCCAGTCCAGCCGGGTGCCGACCGCAGAGACACCCGCACCGCAGCTGCACGTGCTGGTCCGCACGCCCGAGCAGCTGGACGCCGCCCTGGCAGAGCGCCCCGATTCCATCACGCTGGACTATCTGGAGCTGTACGGCCTCAAGCCCAGCGTGGAGCGTGTCCGGGCCGCCGGCATTCCCGTGCGGGTCGCCAGTCCGCGCATCCTCAAGCCCACCGAGCAGAACCTGCAAAAGTTCCTGCTGAGCCTGAACGCAGATATTCTGGTGCGCTCGGGCGGACTGCTTGAAGGCTTGCAGGCGGCCTTGCCCTCCCTTGCAGGAGAGGCGTCCCACAGGGGTAGAGGGGTTGACCTGACCGGAGATTTTTCCCTCAACGCCGCCAACGTCCTGACCACCCGCGCCCTGCTGGACCTGGGCCTCAGCCGCATGACCCCTACCCACGACCTGAACGCGCAGCAGGTGGCCGAGCTGGCTGGGCTGGCAGGGCCGGAAACCCTGGAAGCCATCGCCTACCAGCACCTGCCGGTCTTTCACACTGAGCACTGCGTGTTCTGCCGTTTTCTGTCGGACGGCACCAACTACACCAACTGCGGCCACCCCTGCGAGTCGCACCGGGTGGCCCTGCGCGACGAGCGCGGCGTGCAGCACCCGGTGATGGCTGATGTGGGCTGCCGCAACACCGTGTTCGAGGGCCGCCCGCAGGTGGCCGGCATGCACCTGGACGACTGGCAGGCAGCGGGCATTCGGCACTTCCGGCTGGAATTCGTTCACGAGACGCCGGAGCAGGTGCGTGCAGTCATTGCCCGGCACCGCGAGTATCTGGCCGGGCAGCTGAGCAGCGCCGAGCTGGAAGAGGCGCTTGAGGAAAGCGGTGACCAGGGCGTGACCGAGGGCAGCCTGTTCGTGCCGCGTGACTTCGGCCTGCTGGACGAACTGCCGATGGTGTGA
- a CDS encoding nuclease-related domain-containing protein — translation MIVKERQGRASGTPREKAGERAERQMAFYLRRAFGQTPEVLVFHDLHLHHGGEHAQLDHLIFHRAGLIIVESKSVTSAVNINAREEWARQWEGNWTGIPSPLLQARRQGELLHKLLDANAETLRSRLAFGLLQGGFGALPVDVLVAISDDGLVHYERELPHIAAQVKKADQIPGRVRELIDHHRKLASVFHLGRESLNRGLTLPEADFAKTRDFLLAHGTESARKELASAGGSRQPAASSTRPTAKVQPAVPQPSPSQAQGPSPKVSGEPSQVPQCGKCGSKRLSILYKHSYYFKCADCQGNTAIRRTCPQCGALLKTRKQGQRFYGECPGCGTSEHFFTNP, via the coding sequence ATGATTGTCAAGGAGAGACAGGGCAGGGCAAGCGGCACTCCCAGAGAAAAGGCCGGCGAACGGGCCGAACGTCAGATGGCGTTTTACCTGCGACGAGCTTTCGGACAGACGCCCGAGGTGCTGGTGTTTCATGACCTGCATCTGCACCACGGCGGCGAACACGCGCAGCTGGACCACCTTATTTTTCACCGTGCGGGCCTGATTATCGTGGAGAGCAAAAGCGTGACCAGCGCCGTGAACATCAACGCCCGTGAGGAGTGGGCACGGCAATGGGAAGGCAACTGGACCGGCATACCTTCGCCTTTGCTGCAAGCCCGCCGCCAGGGAGAGCTGCTGCATAAGCTGCTGGATGCCAACGCGGAAACGCTGCGTAGCCGCCTCGCTTTCGGCCTACTGCAAGGTGGTTTCGGAGCCCTGCCGGTCGATGTGCTGGTCGCCATTAGTGATGACGGCCTGGTCCACTACGAGCGTGAGTTGCCGCACATCGCCGCGCAGGTCAAGAAGGCCGACCAGATTCCCGGCCGCGTGCGGGAGCTGATAGACCATCACCGCAAGCTGGCTTCGGTCTTCCACCTGGGCCGCGAGTCGCTGAACAGGGGACTGACGCTGCCAGAAGCCGACTTCGCGAAAACCCGCGACTTTCTGCTGGCCCACGGCACCGAAAGTGCACGGAAAGAGCTGGCCAGTGCAGGCGGTTCGAGGCAGCCGGCGGCTTCATCCACTCGCCCTACAGCCAAAGTTCAGCCGGCAGTTCCGCAGCCTTCGCCATCCCAGGCCCAGGGGCCGTCTCCCAAGGTATCCGGTGAGCCATCCCAAGTGCCCCAGTGCGGCAAGTGCGGCAGCAAACGCCTGAGCATCCTCTACAAACACAGCTACTACTTCAAGTGCGCCGACTGCCAGGGCAACACCGCTATTCGCCGCACCTGCCCGCAGTGCGGGGCGCTGCTCAAGACCCGCAAGCAGGGCCAGCGGTTTTACGGCGAATGCCCAGGCTGCGGCACCTCGGAGCACTTTTTTACCAACCCCTGA